A DNA window from Maribellus comscasis contains the following coding sequences:
- a CDS encoding RagB/SusD family nutrient uptake outer membrane protein: MESKIYIFKYLLIGYILCLMFSCEDSLDFYPTDSVDDNVFWEQENDAILAVNAIYRDLDDFNMVVTLDGITDIGYIRNSYNDWYQLSMGSHDALDSDVISVWTRYYQGIRRCNVLLSNIGNIKDIDEDLFDRIRAEAIVLRSYFYINLTSLWGDVPLTLETLNIDDHISETSKEEIIATIIDDLDMVVDSNWLPLEYDSENIGRITKGAALGLKARLCLRNEKWSEAAKAAKAVMDLDIYSLLPDYGDLFKYAGENSSEIILSRQYAKESNVHYAFDTGPVSIGGISLAEPTRKLFEMYEYNGEKDEDNPYANIDPRWTYTAYYPGSLVSQSLVFNSYPYEENQSSDKVNSQDDATSHGWNIRKYIDYDSDNDSPSQGSIDAILLRYADILLMYAEAKIEMNDIDETVYNAINEIRNRVGMPSITTGKSKDELNKIIKNERCVELAFEGLRIFDLYRWKEGEKKAGLVEGFQYIDEDTGENKIWNLGVTRQFDPDRDYLWPIPQDEIDLNNNITQNPNY; the protein is encoded by the coding sequence ATGGAATCAAAAATATATATCTTTAAATATCTACTTATTGGTTATATTCTCTGTCTAATGTTTAGTTGTGAAGATTCGTTGGATTTCTATCCAACAGATTCGGTTGACGATAATGTTTTCTGGGAGCAAGAAAATGATGCGATATTAGCTGTTAATGCTATTTATCGCGATTTAGATGATTTTAATATGGTAGTTACCTTGGATGGTATTACAGACATTGGGTATATAAGAAATAGCTATAATGATTGGTATCAATTAAGTATGGGGTCTCATGATGCCCTTGATAGTGATGTGATTTCAGTCTGGACGAGGTATTACCAGGGAATTCGAAGATGTAATGTTTTACTCTCAAATATTGGTAATATAAAAGATATAGATGAAGATCTTTTCGATAGAATAAGAGCTGAAGCAATAGTTCTCAGGTCATATTTTTATATAAACCTAACTAGTTTATGGGGTGATGTACCCTTAACTTTGGAAACATTAAATATTGACGATCATATTTCTGAAACCTCGAAAGAAGAGATTATCGCTACTATTATTGATGACCTTGATATGGTCGTTGACAGCAACTGGCTTCCTCTTGAATATGATTCTGAAAACATTGGTAGAATAACAAAAGGTGCAGCATTAGGCTTAAAAGCCAGATTGTGTTTAAGGAACGAAAAATGGAGTGAGGCGGCTAAAGCAGCTAAGGCAGTAATGGATTTAGATATTTATAGTCTGCTTCCTGATTATGGTGATTTATTTAAGTATGCTGGAGAAAATTCCAGCGAGATTATCTTGTCTCGGCAATACGCCAAAGAGAGTAATGTTCACTATGCTTTTGATACAGGTCCTGTTTCTATCGGCGGAATATCATTAGCGGAACCAACTCGAAAATTATTTGAAATGTATGAATATAACGGAGAAAAAGACGAAGATAATCCATACGCAAATATTGATCCAAGATGGACATACACTGCATATTATCCAGGCTCTCTAGTTTCTCAATCATTGGTGTTTAATTCTTACCCATATGAAGAAAATCAGTCAAGTGATAAGGTTAATTCACAAGATGACGCTACTTCTCATGGTTGGAATATTCGAAAATATATTGACTATGATAGTGATAATGATAGTCCTAGCCAAGGCTCTATTGATGCAATATTATTGCGTTATGCTGATATCCTGTTGATGTATGCCGAAGCAAAAATAGAGATGAATGATATTGATGAAACCGTATATAATGCTATTAATGAAATAAGAAATAGAGTTGGGATGCCCTCAATAACAACAGGTAAGTCAAAAGACGAATTGAATAAGATTATAAAAAATGAACGCTGTGTCGAACTGGCTTTCGAGGGGCTCCGTATTTTTGATTTATATAGGTGGAAAGAAGGTGAGAAAAAGGCTGGATTAGTTGAAGGTTTCCAATATATTGATGAAGATACTGGAGAAAACAAGATATGGAATTTGGGTGTTACCAGGCAATTTGATCCTGATAGAGATTACCTTTGGCCTATTCCTCAAGACGAGATAGATTTAAATAATAACATTACGCAAAACCCAAATTATTAG
- a CDS encoding TonB-dependent receptor — MKKNFEKPTRRKCAWLQKLLKIMKLTFFLILVSTMLVSAGVYSQNTKLSLHYKDISVGDLLELIEEQTEFRFAFSKSSLNRDEKISINVKEEKLDKVLSVILNPNQLSYKIIDRYVVISDKNASAENKIQQSQITISGKVTDSSGIPLPGVTVVIKGTTNGTVTNADGGYYISNVPENATLQFSFVGMKAQEILVDGKATINVVLSEENIGIDEVVAIGYGTMRKKDITGAVSALKGDELEARPVANSALALQGVAPGLNIQNHGGITGDEDVIIRIRGTGTLNDSNPLVLVDGIPQSLSDIPANEIESISVLKDASSASIYGARAGNGVILVTTKRGIEKGARVIYDNYVGFQSRCIWPEAVSPGDYLRLQNEAFENIGQSAPYSEEWITNVENGSNPYIYPYSDWADIVFDDQAFQQNHSLNISAGSDFGKISLSANYLDQDAIIKNHNYKRYSFRLNSNINLNKKMELIADLMYRSRHRKGVGRTPEQMVQGVIHTNQAIVAVYPNDSYDFVGVWNPYALIHKSGTHTKDYFDFVGTIGLNYQLLNNLKIKGSVSIVNTFLEERLFRNKLEIEDYFTGEAISVGSWWVENYLEENRERNFEPNYNLTIDYDNKLFNNEYKLLLGFQEIGSKERSLNASRDGFYSNEIRELDGGESTNIGNGGTSSEWRLRSFFGRFNYSIKNKYLIEANVRYDGSSRFSKGNKYGLFPSFSAGWRISEENFFKAKNVISDLKLRASWGQLGNQGIPLYRNVGYYSLDQGYSFNDDLVVGAAQTIAPNSDITWETTTMTDIGIDVELWNGKVSFTGDYFWRKTYDILLELPIAPSIGIDAPVQNAGIVTNHGWELQANYFGSSSSRELKYSISLSLSDFINKIEDLKGTGPYHDSPYIWQEGYSINTLYGYKSLGLYLSEDDLSKYPTKINEGVTLGDMIYEDTNGDEKINSEDRVVIGNSDPRYSIGINSNISYKGFDFAMFWQGVLKYQGLNNSGLIQGPNWQCYTVKEMLDRYHPTQNPDGSMPKIRYGINWNTQISDFWIEDTSYLRLKNFQIGYSLNTNFLQKINISKLRFYIAGENQITFTRAKWVDPEFPSNVRLRYVPQAKSIVLGLNVTF, encoded by the coding sequence ATGAAAAAAAACTTTGAAAAACCAACCAGGAGGAAATGCGCCTGGTTGCAAAAACTGTTAAAAATTATGAAACTGACTTTCTTTTTAATTTTAGTTTCTACTATGCTTGTTTCTGCAGGAGTTTATTCTCAGAATACGAAGCTGAGCCTTCACTACAAAGACATATCAGTTGGCGATCTCCTTGAATTAATCGAAGAACAAACAGAATTTAGATTTGCTTTTTCTAAATCATCTCTAAATCGGGATGAAAAGATATCGATAAATGTAAAAGAAGAAAAGCTTGATAAGGTTCTTTCTGTAATTCTGAATCCAAACCAACTTTCTTACAAAATTATTGACAGATATGTTGTTATATCTGATAAAAATGCATCTGCCGAAAACAAAATCCAACAATCCCAGATTACTATTTCCGGTAAGGTTACCGACTCCTCTGGAATCCCGTTACCCGGGGTAACAGTAGTAATAAAAGGAACAACTAATGGCACGGTTACTAATGCAGATGGGGGATATTACATTTCAAATGTCCCTGAAAATGCAACATTACAGTTTTCTTTTGTGGGGATGAAGGCACAGGAAATTCTTGTTGACGGGAAGGCAACTATTAATGTTGTTCTCTCAGAAGAGAACATTGGTATTGATGAGGTTGTGGCCATTGGATACGGAACAATGAGAAAAAAGGACATTACAGGAGCCGTAAGTGCACTTAAAGGAGATGAGTTAGAGGCACGTCCTGTAGCTAATTCAGCCTTAGCTTTACAAGGAGTTGCTCCGGGTTTAAATATTCAAAATCATGGAGGTATTACAGGTGATGAGGATGTTATAATTAGAATTAGAGGTACAGGTACACTTAATGACTCTAACCCCTTGGTATTAGTTGATGGCATCCCTCAGTCTTTATCTGACATCCCCGCTAACGAAATTGAGTCAATTTCTGTTTTGAAAGATGCTTCATCCGCTTCTATTTATGGAGCAAGAGCAGGAAATGGTGTTATATTGGTTACTACCAAAAGGGGAATCGAAAAAGGAGCGAGAGTGATATACGATAACTACGTAGGATTCCAATCAAGATGTATCTGGCCTGAAGCTGTATCTCCGGGAGACTATTTGAGGCTACAGAATGAAGCATTTGAAAATATAGGGCAAAGTGCTCCTTATAGTGAAGAATGGATAACAAATGTTGAGAATGGTAGTAATCCATATATATATCCATACTCTGATTGGGCAGATATAGTATTTGACGATCAGGCGTTTCAACAGAATCACTCGCTAAATATATCTGCAGGAAGTGATTTTGGAAAGATCTCATTATCAGCCAATTATTTAGACCAAGATGCTATCATAAAAAATCATAATTATAAACGCTATAGTTTTCGTCTAAACTCGAATATTAACCTTAATAAAAAGATGGAACTAATCGCGGATTTGATGTATCGTAGCAGACATCGAAAAGGAGTAGGAAGAACTCCTGAACAAATGGTTCAGGGCGTTATACATACCAATCAGGCAATAGTTGCTGTTTATCCGAATGATTCCTATGATTTTGTAGGAGTTTGGAATCCATACGCTTTAATTCACAAATCAGGTACCCATACAAAAGATTACTTCGATTTTGTTGGGACAATAGGATTAAATTATCAATTATTAAACAATCTAAAAATCAAAGGTTCTGTAAGTATTGTCAATACTTTCTTGGAAGAGCGTTTATTTAGGAATAAATTGGAAATAGAGGATTATTTTACTGGAGAAGCAATATCTGTAGGCAGTTGGTGGGTTGAAAATTACTTAGAAGAAAACAGAGAGAGGAATTTTGAACCTAATTACAACTTAACAATAGATTATGACAACAAGCTTTTTAATAATGAATATAAATTATTGCTTGGTTTCCAGGAAATTGGAAGTAAAGAGAGGTCCCTTAATGCAAGTAGGGATGGATTTTATAGTAATGAAATCCGAGAACTAGATGGCGGAGAGAGTACAAATATTGGAAATGGAGGCACCTCAAGTGAATGGAGGCTTAGATCATTCTTTGGAAGATTTAATTATTCGATTAAAAATAAATATCTAATTGAGGCAAATGTTCGATACGATGGTTCTTCCCGATTCTCAAAAGGGAATAAATATGGATTGTTCCCATCCTTCTCTGCGGGATGGCGTATTTCTGAGGAAAACTTTTTCAAGGCAAAAAATGTAATCTCAGATTTAAAACTAAGAGCGTCTTGGGGACAACTGGGTAATCAGGGCATTCCATTATATCGGAATGTTGGTTACTATAGCCTGGATCAGGGATACAGCTTTAATGACGATCTGGTTGTCGGTGCAGCTCAGACAATAGCTCCCAACTCTGATATTACATGGGAAACAACAACGATGACTGATATTGGAATTGATGTAGAATTGTGGAATGGTAAGGTTTCTTTTACCGGAGATTATTTTTGGAGGAAAACTTATGATATTCTCTTAGAATTGCCTATTGCTCCTTCCATTGGAATAGATGCACCTGTGCAAAATGCAGGAATTGTCACAAATCATGGATGGGAACTGCAAGCTAATTATTTTGGAAGTTCATCTTCGAGGGAATTGAAATATTCAATCTCATTAAGTTTATCTGATTTTATTAATAAAATTGAAGATTTGAAAGGTACAGGTCCTTACCACGATAGTCCATATATTTGGCAGGAGGGGTATTCTATAAACACTTTGTATGGATATAAATCTCTTGGATTGTACTTATCAGAAGATGATTTGTCCAAATATCCCACTAAGATCAATGAAGGTGTGACTTTAGGTGATATGATATATGAAGACACCAATGGAGATGAAAAAATAAATTCAGAGGATCGTGTAGTAATTGGTAATTCGGATCCTAGATATTCGATTGGTATAAATTCTAATATATCGTATAAGGGATTCGACTTCGCAATGTTTTGGCAAGGAGTCTTAAAATATCAAGGTCTAAATAATAGTGGGCTAATCCAGGGACCAAACTGGCAATGCTATACGGTGAAGGAAATGTTAGATCGTTACCATCCAACGCAGAATCCTGATGGTAGTATGCCGAAAATTCGTTATGGAATTAACTGGAATACACAAATTTCTGATTTCTGGATTGAAGATACCAGTTATTTGCGTTTAAAAAATTTCCAGATCGGATATTCGTTAAATACAAATTTTCTTCAAAAAATTAATATATCTAAGTTGAGGTTTTATATAGCTGGTGAGAACCAAATAACATTTACAAGGGCTAAATGGGTAGATCCGGAATTTCCCTCTAATGTAAGACTCCGTTATGTTCCACAAGCGAAAAGTATAGTTCTTGGTTTAAACGTAACCTTTTAA
- a CDS encoding FecR family protein: MNVPQNIIEIINRLYSNSYLGGDEIRNLEKWLEKTRDDQITEQWLFSNWQQAENVNFDISVEGIFERIKQYEKQSKSYRIKVLLNRTQKVAAMLAIPLLVLSIWLLLNPKYKSSEMVLATAKGEQSHVYLPDGSEVWLNVDSKLEYATDFNASNRNLRLNGEAFFKVAKRQKYPFIVETSDFSVKAIGTEFNIETYKEEPYASTFLNEGVVELIYFSNEGKEKKMRMKPGEKALFNKKGNTAVITNTLSQYEIYWLEGELIFENEPIDEVFKKVERWYDVKIEYNLDDFEGESLNVKLKKDESIQRLFEIMDEAMDINVKQNDDEYVISRK; encoded by the coding sequence ATGAATGTACCTCAGAATATAATTGAAATAATTAACCGTCTCTACAGTAATAGTTACTTAGGGGGCGATGAGATTCGCAATTTGGAGAAATGGTTAGAGAAAACTAGGGACGACCAAATTACGGAGCAATGGCTGTTTTCGAATTGGCAACAGGCTGAAAATGTAAATTTTGATATTTCTGTAGAAGGCATCTTCGAACGGATAAAACAATATGAGAAACAATCAAAATCATACCGGATTAAGGTTTTATTGAACCGGACGCAAAAAGTTGCTGCTATGCTTGCTATTCCATTATTAGTTTTGAGCATATGGCTTTTATTAAATCCAAAATACAAATCCTCAGAAATGGTTTTAGCTACAGCGAAAGGTGAACAATCTCATGTTTATTTACCCGATGGTTCTGAAGTCTGGCTAAATGTAGACTCAAAACTGGAATATGCAACTGATTTTAATGCATCAAACCGTAACCTGAGATTAAACGGAGAGGCATTCTTTAAAGTAGCAAAAAGGCAAAAATATCCATTTATAGTCGAAACTTCTGATTTTAGTGTAAAAGCAATAGGTACGGAATTTAATATTGAAACATATAAAGAAGAGCCGTATGCTTCAACATTCCTTAACGAAGGAGTGGTGGAGTTAATTTACTTCTCTAATGAAGGAAAAGAGAAGAAAATGAGGATGAAGCCGGGTGAAAAAGCATTGTTTAATAAAAAGGGGAATACTGCAGTAATTACGAATACATTATCACAATATGAAATATATTGGCTTGAGGGAGAGCTCATATTTGAAAATGAACCGATAGATGAGGTATTCAAAAAAGTAGAACGTTGGTATGATGTTAAAATTGAATATAACCTCGACGATTTTGAAGGCGAAAGTTTAAATGTAAAACTTAAAAAAGATGAATCTATACAAAGATTATTTGAAATAATGGATGAAGCAATGGACATTAATGTAAAACAAAACGATGATGAATATGTAATCAGCAGGAAATAA
- a CDS encoding RNA polymerase sigma factor produces MGTIHLNKEEDLLLRLKKGDKVAFELIFYKYKGKLFDFINKSLPTSEEAENIIQDVFANLWLYRKKLDTGKSLNALLYTMARNELFMHLRKQIVRRKYIEELGFFINENDNSTQNQIEYNELKLLLAQLIESMPDKRKEVFKLSRYEGLSYKEIAKKLSISEHTVDTQIRKALSYLKENLRKTIFVFLSLFF; encoded by the coding sequence TTGGGAACAATTCATTTAAATAAAGAAGAAGACCTGTTATTACGCCTTAAGAAAGGCGATAAAGTGGCATTTGAACTTATTTTTTACAAGTACAAGGGAAAACTGTTTGACTTTATTAATAAAAGCTTACCAACCAGCGAAGAAGCAGAAAATATTATACAGGATGTTTTTGCAAACCTATGGTTATACAGAAAAAAACTCGATACAGGTAAGTCTTTAAATGCACTGCTTTATACAATGGCCCGTAACGAATTATTCATGCATCTTCGTAAGCAAATAGTGAGGAGGAAATATATAGAAGAATTAGGCTTCTTCATAAATGAAAATGATAATTCAACACAAAATCAAATTGAGTATAATGAATTAAAGTTATTATTAGCTCAATTAATCGAATCAATGCCGGATAAGCGAAAGGAAGTATTCAAACTAAGTCGTTACGAAGGATTAAGTTATAAAGAAATTGCAAAAAAATTATCTATAAGTGAACATACTGTTGATACACAAATACGCAAAGCACTTTCTTACTTAAAAGAAAATCTCCGGAAAACAATATTTGTTTTCTTATCCTTGTTTTTCTGA